The Vibrio kanaloae genome has a window encoding:
- a CDS encoding HD-GYP domain-containing protein, whose translation MNQTKIDHVYTLAPQHKHSLDALKLLQPMRHHSMETYEHTLRVCLLSYSFGQYLKFGREQLELIFDSALVHDLGKLETPKSILHKNGKLTPIERQLMNKHVEGTYMMSKQAPELEFASILGSLHHERWDGNGYPLRLKGSEIPLIGQVLAIADTWDAMTSTRAYRTGMPAKKALRILFDERLQGQFNPFLIDKFICFIANTSRTEDA comes from the coding sequence ATGAACCAAACCAAAATTGACCACGTGTACACATTGGCTCCGCAGCACAAGCATTCACTAGATGCTCTCAAGTTATTACAGCCTATGCGCCATCATTCAATGGAAACCTATGAACACACATTACGAGTTTGTTTACTGTCATATTCATTTGGGCAGTACCTAAAGTTTGGTCGTGAACAGTTGGAATTGATTTTCGATTCTGCTCTTGTTCACGATTTAGGGAAGTTAGAAACCCCCAAGAGCATACTTCACAAAAATGGCAAATTAACACCGATAGAACGCCAGCTGATGAACAAGCATGTTGAAGGGACTTACATGATGAGCAAGCAAGCTCCCGAGCTAGAATTCGCTTCGATTTTGGGTTCGTTGCACCATGAACGATGGGATGGAAATGGATACCCATTACGACTGAAAGGCTCAGAAATTCCACTGATTGGGCAAGTTCTTGCAATAGCGGACACATGGGATGCAATGACCTCAACAAGGGCCTATCGAACAGGAATGCCAGCAAAAAAAGCACTTCGTATTCTATTTGATGAGAGATTACAGGGACAATTCAACCCATTTTTGATCGACAAGTTTATCTGCTTTATTGCCAACACTTCTCGAACGGAAGACGCATAA
- a CDS encoding DUF1566 domain-containing protein: protein MRQSPQYSSTSLIRVLLMYLFNSDLLKRNSTLNVFTSVSLAVLLVGCGGESNSGGEQDIVVSPVGSASISAQDIQDNSLVDKSFTIDLTEHVHTSNNQDFVVTNVRALSDDTCQVQGISESSFKVYSSDVNDCLFEYEVATETGTSMATSYARVAMGQTYASKTLPRITTSTIESLVVIIDLENELGSSLPGDDFVLQDSVVSLGSGTARVSGEHRIEFTPTAKGQTEVYYNYQNGESIQQGSLSIATSEETYNTAPDVTDFAHDALAQVGESVVVDVKEHISDVDLDDVQLVGVQDFNSTTSLYDPADVTNTKFEFSSTQPGPHDVAYTVSDHMGGYTTGVARIEVEPDFSLIQDWEDIVTHDPVISSDIRFFAPMTKVYADYINASYTGAYIENGTQGLKDAEIVTQTLSQARQYCKVRGGRLPLQRELETLITNETSAFTNHNWPTSKKYWTAENVNETNAATIHLNDGAIGNQSKIVGMYTTCVDLSNSSVRDFSADVSVKERVSNRYEYEVQIRDPDGNVAPFADVELESMNERGVFLNREPVTVATVNDVGLLEEAYFDISFSDEVVATRVSSQDYLLPFVPVDDALAIDVTNPSLWSSDEYWDREIYTPDADGLMLMPNVSNSKLFHIHKLPFLGENFTIRFRIQSDSSSSKGEFAVLIHQLGIDQSTWEQDGIIKTGNTRPYPENEPSAFGLNVNLYGSMPVSLFEGGLVSSSQNMNLRDSDRFYWFDKRGQRVYVYTSLTDQRPEKSSGYFDITSDVDLSEPYWLSIGGKNAYSSKNYRITELDMAAY, encoded by the coding sequence GTGAGACAAAGTCCACAATACAGCTCTACTTCATTAATCAGAGTGCTTTTAATGTATCTATTCAACAGTGATTTGTTGAAACGGAATTCGACACTAAATGTTTTTACTTCAGTCAGTTTAGCGGTATTGCTAGTAGGTTGTGGTGGTGAGTCAAACTCCGGCGGAGAGCAAGATATCGTTGTATCTCCAGTAGGATCAGCCTCTATTAGTGCGCAAGATATTCAAGATAACTCATTAGTAGATAAAAGCTTCACTATTGACCTTACAGAGCATGTTCACACATCGAATAACCAAGATTTTGTTGTCACAAATGTTCGCGCTTTGTCTGATGACACTTGCCAAGTTCAAGGTATTAGTGAAAGTAGCTTTAAGGTCTATTCGTCTGACGTTAACGACTGTTTGTTTGAGTATGAAGTCGCAACTGAAACCGGCACTTCAATGGCAACCTCGTATGCTCGTGTTGCGATGGGGCAGACCTACGCATCGAAAACACTTCCACGCATCACCACATCAACCATCGAATCACTGGTGGTTATTATTGATCTTGAAAATGAACTTGGTTCATCGTTACCCGGTGATGACTTTGTTTTGCAAGATAGTGTTGTTAGCCTTGGTTCAGGTACAGCCCGTGTCTCTGGCGAACATCGAATTGAATTTACGCCAACAGCCAAAGGTCAAACTGAGGTCTATTACAACTACCAAAACGGTGAGTCGATTCAACAAGGTTCGCTGTCAATTGCGACTTCAGAAGAGACCTATAATACAGCACCTGATGTAACAGATTTTGCTCACGATGCTCTCGCGCAAGTGGGTGAGAGTGTTGTCGTGGATGTGAAAGAGCATATATCAGACGTAGACCTAGATGACGTACAACTTGTTGGTGTACAGGACTTCAACTCGACAACATCACTTTACGATCCTGCCGATGTCACCAATACAAAGTTTGAATTTTCGTCTACCCAACCTGGTCCACACGATGTGGCATACACAGTAAGCGATCACATGGGGGGCTATACGACTGGCGTGGCGCGTATAGAAGTCGAACCGGATTTCTCTTTGATTCAGGATTGGGAAGATATAGTCACTCATGATCCTGTGATTAGCTCAGACATTCGCTTTTTCGCACCAATGACCAAAGTGTACGCCGATTACATCAATGCCTCTTACACAGGCGCATATATCGAAAATGGCACACAAGGTTTGAAAGACGCAGAAATCGTCACTCAAACACTTAGCCAAGCTCGTCAGTACTGCAAAGTGAGAGGCGGCCGTTTGCCTCTACAACGAGAGCTTGAAACGCTCATTACCAACGAAACCAGCGCATTCACCAACCATAATTGGCCAACAAGTAAGAAGTATTGGACAGCGGAAAATGTCAACGAAACAAACGCTGCCACTATTCATTTGAATGACGGGGCTATCGGCAATCAATCAAAGATCGTTGGTATGTACACAACGTGTGTTGATTTAAGTAATTCGAGTGTTAGGGATTTTTCTGCGGATGTTTCAGTGAAAGAGCGAGTATCAAACCGATATGAATATGAAGTTCAAATTCGCGACCCTGATGGCAATGTAGCGCCTTTTGCGGACGTTGAATTGGAGTCTATGAATGAGCGTGGTGTCTTTTTAAATCGCGAGCCGGTTACTGTAGCGACTGTTAATGATGTTGGTTTGTTAGAGGAAGCATATTTTGATATTTCGTTTAGTGACGAAGTGGTTGCGACTAGAGTGAGCTCGCAAGATTACCTACTGCCTTTTGTTCCAGTGGATGATGCTTTGGCAATAGATGTGACAAACCCGTCCCTTTGGAGCAGTGATGAATATTGGGATCGAGAAATATATACCCCCGATGCTGATGGACTTATGTTGATGCCAAATGTTAGTAATAGCAAGCTGTTCCATATACATAAACTGCCTTTTTTAGGAGAAAATTTCACGATAAGGTTCCGTATTCAAAGCGATAGTAGTTCGTCAAAAGGTGAGTTTGCAGTTTTAATTCATCAGCTTGGAATTGATCAGTCTACATGGGAGCAAGATGGGATAATTAAAACTGGCAATACAAGGCCTTACCCTGAAAATGAGCCATCTGCATTTGGCTTGAATGTGAATTTGTATGGCTCGATGCCCGTATCCTTATTTGAAGGGGGACTGGTTTCGAGCTCGCAAAACATGAACTTGCGTGATTCAGATCGTTTCTATTGGTTCGATAAACGGGGGCAACGAGTTTATGTTTACACGTCGCTTACAGACCAAAGGCCAGAGAAATCATCTGGCTATTTCGATATCACAAGTGATGTTGATCTTTCTGAACCATATTGGTTGTCGATCGGAGGTAAAAACGCCTATTCGTCTAAGAATTATCGAATAACTGAATTAGATATGGCTGCGTATTAG
- a CDS encoding Ig-like domain-containing protein, whose translation MKVLNLGVIALGISALTACGGGSGGSDVSSQPIQPSMPSEIFIEAVVVQSKALVDVQSQVIVQADSDVDLSLTSVKEVNNQPTCKVTSLEGMTFSILSEQVGECQFEYTVEPVEQSQYIAQASSLARVSVSETAEDNTLPNLSATTNIESPVTIDLSVELESDLDTSIYVLSEEVTLLGSGSVEVDSFNNSVTYTPTNIGVTRIMYSMSDGVSTKLGNIDVAVSDTGNTPPVATDYIREGKLAKDMSVEIDLTDYVSDVEDSVILDSVRAYNAETEITSTTEHTFTFQSPEAGPHEVAYTVTDGRGGYAVGQVYIEVEPDFSLVQDWEDITIYDPTIGTDITFTAPASKVLADYTNTAYTTYQAQDGLTGPKYSEVVTMNLEQAQNYCASRNGRLPITREWELLLNSYGNLFHSQNWPAGSEYWSADMLSASTGRGFHATTGSMNELEKESQSAFVTCVLLDSEVINDFNTELTLNDIIGAKSDVVGVVVDPDGDIAPYQDVKMISENQYGVFSNGASEIELIADTSGEVQDTYVDNALVNEVISAYTSSHSVDSVVYKSAEITGIRIADKTVLESTTKIPGHIVELNVVSVNLEGEESFVNNDFVEYSSSDNSIAEIVQNTVHILAEGEVTITASFKGYTDSYTQISVIPLTEISGGWVMQVGEKQEINIIYSVDNGVTWNVLDGGAAFLTSNSSVISIEYQGEQAVATGQNPGTSILSSELDLNGFLYSAFVEGSVIAGDWCYKTAISNRSGNTVCIGYEVEVVNSSIGELVYTYGAQSKNPYVGESDSSLFCNAFGAKLDNSVEDDYYIIDGTFGSIEQVTAWVTSSGIYDSTMYDTYLTLKPNQTNEHGVPICELSTIN comes from the coding sequence ATGAAAGTATTAAATTTAGGTGTGATAGCCCTAGGTATTTCTGCGTTGACAGCTTGTGGTGGAGGCTCTGGTGGTTCTGATGTGAGTTCTCAGCCTATTCAGCCATCTATGCCATCAGAGATATTCATTGAAGCTGTTGTGGTTCAGTCAAAAGCGCTTGTCGATGTTCAATCTCAAGTCATTGTCCAAGCTGATTCTGATGTTGATTTAAGTTTGACTTCAGTGAAAGAAGTCAACAATCAGCCAACTTGCAAGGTAACCTCATTAGAAGGTATGACGTTTTCGATCTTGTCGGAGCAAGTAGGTGAGTGCCAATTTGAATATACAGTCGAGCCCGTTGAACAAAGTCAGTACATTGCGCAAGCTTCATCTTTAGCAAGAGTGTCTGTTTCAGAAACAGCTGAAGACAATACATTGCCGAATTTGTCAGCAACGACCAACATTGAATCGCCAGTGACTATTGATTTGTCCGTAGAGCTAGAAAGTGATTTAGACACCTCGATATATGTGTTGTCGGAAGAGGTTACCTTATTAGGGTCAGGTTCTGTAGAGGTCGATTCGTTCAATAATTCGGTCACATATACTCCGACAAACATTGGCGTAACACGAATTATGTATTCAATGAGTGATGGAGTTTCAACTAAGCTTGGAAACATTGACGTAGCGGTTTCTGATACTGGAAATACGCCCCCGGTCGCAACTGACTATATTCGAGAAGGCAAACTTGCCAAAGATATGTCGGTTGAAATCGATTTAACTGACTATGTATCGGACGTTGAAGACAGCGTGATCTTAGATTCTGTACGTGCTTACAACGCAGAAACGGAAATCACCTCAACAACAGAGCATACTTTTACGTTTCAGTCACCAGAAGCGGGGCCACATGAAGTCGCTTATACGGTAACAGACGGACGCGGTGGCTATGCGGTTGGACAGGTTTATATTGAAGTCGAACCTGACTTCAGCCTCGTACAAGATTGGGAAGATATTACGATCTACGATCCAACGATAGGTACTGATATTACTTTTACGGCACCTGCAAGTAAGGTGTTAGCTGATTACACAAATACTGCTTACACAACTTACCAAGCGCAAGACGGTCTTACAGGTCCCAAGTACTCAGAAGTTGTCACAATGAACCTTGAACAAGCACAAAACTATTGTGCCTCTAGAAATGGGCGTTTGCCTATTACACGTGAGTGGGAGTTGTTACTGAATAGTTATGGAAACCTTTTTCATTCTCAAAATTGGCCAGCAGGGTCGGAGTATTGGAGTGCCGATATGTTATCAGCTAGCACTGGTAGAGGCTTTCACGCTACTACTGGTTCTATGAATGAATTGGAGAAAGAGTCTCAATCAGCTTTTGTAACGTGCGTGCTTTTAGATAGCGAGGTGATCAACGACTTCAATACAGAACTTACACTCAACGACATAATTGGTGCTAAATCTGACGTTGTAGGTGTGGTGGTCGATCCTGATGGCGATATTGCCCCTTATCAAGATGTTAAGATGATTTCCGAAAATCAATATGGCGTTTTCTCAAACGGAGCAAGTGAAATTGAGCTAATTGCTGATACTTCTGGTGAGGTACAAGATACATACGTCGACAATGCGTTGGTCAATGAAGTTATCTCCGCATATACCAGTTCACACTCGGTTGACAGTGTCGTTTACAAAAGCGCTGAGATAACCGGCATTCGTATAGCAGATAAAACGGTCTTGGAGTCTACAACCAAAATTCCTGGTCACATAGTAGAGCTAAATGTGGTGAGCGTTAATCTAGAGGGAGAAGAGTCTTTCGTTAACAATGATTTTGTTGAATATAGTTCAAGTGATAACAGTATCGCTGAAATAGTGCAAAATACTGTGCATATTTTAGCCGAGGGGGAAGTTACCATTACAGCTTCATTTAAAGGGTATACAGACAGTTATACTCAAATAAGTGTGATTCCTTTAACTGAAATCTCTGGTGGTTGGGTTATGCAAGTTGGCGAAAAGCAAGAGATTAATATTATATATTCCGTAGATAACGGTGTTACATGGAACGTTTTAGATGGCGGAGCTGCTTTTTTGACATCAAACTCATCTGTTATATCTATCGAATATCAAGGAGAACAAGCGGTTGCTACAGGGCAGAATCCCGGAACGTCAATTCTATCATCAGAGCTTGACCTAAATGGGTTTTTATATAGTGCCTTCGTTGAGGGAAGTGTTATTGCCGGTGATTGGTGCTATAAAACGGCAATCTCAAATAGATCAGGTAATACAGTTTGTATCGGGTACGAAGTCGAAGTTGTTAACAGCTCTATCGGTGAGTTAGTTTACACTTATGGGGCTCAATCCAAAAACCCCTATGTTGGGGAGAGTGATTCGAGTTTATTCTGTAATGCGTTCGGCGCAAAATTAGATAATAGTGTAGAAGATGATTACTATATTATTGACGGTACATTCGGTTCGATTGAGCAAGTAACCGCTTGGGTAACTTCATCAGGAATCTATGATAGTACTATGTATGATACTTATCTTACATTAAAACCTAATCAGACCAACGAGCATGGGGTACCTATTTGTGAATTATCTACGATTAATTAA